From Rutidosis leptorrhynchoides isolate AG116_Rl617_1_P2 chromosome 3, CSIRO_AGI_Rlap_v1, whole genome shotgun sequence, a single genomic window includes:
- the LOC139899783 gene encoding uncharacterized protein has protein sequence MENSTCGIKQKTYLAALMHEARLIIWDDAPMTQRYAFEALDKTLRDILGSKNEANRDKLFGGMPILLGGYFRQILPVIPKGKRQEVVNACINRSELWKFCHLHTLSRIMSVNEYTLDVQIDNRKCAFNKWVLDVGDGNVPASSKDGDDEPSWIKIPEEFIVKHGINPIETIVDTIFPEFQLRQDDEDYL, from the coding sequence ATGGAAAATAGTACCTGCGGTATAAAACAAAAAACATATTTGGCTGCCCTAATGCACGAAGCAAGACTAATAATTTGGGACGATGCTCCTATGACTCAAAGATACGCCTTTGAAGCATTGGATAAAACTCTAAGAGATATTTTGGGTTCTAAAAATGAGGCAAATAGAGATAAGTTATTTGGTGGTATGCCAATTTTGCTAGGTGGGTACTTTAGACAAATCCTCCCAGTCATTCCAAAAGGTAAAAGGCAAGAGGTCGTTAACGCATGCATCAATAGATCAGAATTGTGGAAATTCTGTCACCTACATACACTCTCACGCATTATGAGTGTCAACGAATACACTTTAGATGTCCAAATAGATAATCGAAAATGCGCATTCAATAAGTGGGTTCTAGATGTGGGGGATGGTAACGTGCCAGCATCATCTAAAGATGGAGATGATGAACCATCATGGATAAAGATTCCCGAAGAATTCATTGTAAAACACGGAATAAATCCAATTGAAACAATTGTTGATACCATATTCCCAGAATTCCAATTGAGGCAGGACGATGAAGACTATTTGTGA